The following proteins come from a genomic window of Flavobacterium crocinum:
- a CDS encoding energy transducer TonB, protein MKQILRILFLVLLSTKAFSQNAVTANKLIYLDSMWVPSTQENYKYTRLIEEYYSDKKTYVYKDYYKSGKIKFIATTTDRDIMKIEGQAVSYYENGNKKYTVNYVNSKKSGKEFSWYENGNIKSEIDYPEDKEGIVEGKIINFWNPEKEQIVTDGNGQYSYKSENSEEAGEIKNGEPEGTWKGSDFKRKSSFIEIYKKGKLISGITTDSLNTKHSYGTKYLQPSPKNGISSFYSYIGKSMRIPFEARKVSGKIYMTFIVDEEGNLVEPTVIKGVGYGIDENAIQLIKEAQKWNPGKNRGIPVRALYKLPITIMAK, encoded by the coding sequence ATGAAACAAATTTTACGTATTTTATTTTTAGTTTTACTATCTACAAAAGCATTTTCACAAAACGCTGTAACTGCTAATAAGCTAATTTACTTAGATTCTATGTGGGTACCAAGTACTCAGGAAAATTATAAGTACACCAGACTTATTGAAGAATACTATTCTGATAAAAAAACTTACGTTTATAAGGACTATTACAAATCTGGAAAAATAAAATTTATTGCTACTACAACAGACCGAGATATTATGAAAATTGAGGGACAAGCTGTCTCTTACTATGAAAACGGGAATAAAAAATACACTGTCAACTATGTTAATTCAAAAAAATCCGGAAAAGAATTTAGCTGGTACGAAAATGGAAATATAAAATCTGAAATTGACTATCCTGAAGATAAAGAAGGCATAGTTGAGGGCAAAATAATTAACTTTTGGAACCCTGAAAAAGAACAAATTGTGACAGATGGAAATGGACAATACTCCTATAAAAGCGAAAATAGCGAAGAAGCGGGAGAAATAAAAAATGGTGAACCAGAAGGCACATGGAAAGGAAGTGATTTCAAGAGAAAATCCAGCTTTATTGAAATTTACAAAAAAGGAAAATTAATTTCTGGAATTACTACCGACTCTTTAAATACAAAACATTCGTATGGTACAAAATACCTTCAGCCAAGCCCTAAAAATGGAATAAGTTCGTTCTACAGTTATATTGGGAAATCAATGCGTATTCCTTTTGAAGCCAGAAAAGTTTCCGGAAAAATTTACATGACCTTTATAGTAGATGAAGAAGGGAATCTGGTAGAGCCAACAGTAATAAAAGGCGTTGGTTATGGTATCGATGAAAATGCCATACAATTGATTAAAGAAGCCCAAAAATGGAATCCCGGCAAGAACAGGGGAATTCCTGTAAGAGCTCTTTATAAATTGCCAATAACCATAATGGCAAAATAA
- a CDS encoding toxin-antitoxin system YwqK family antitoxin, which translates to MKKNIYILLFVIISTGLSAQINMVSKKIFLDSLNRETTSPDYSYTRVITNYSQKSARYVITDFYKNGRKKMTGSTLDRDILKKDGEFICYYKNGTKESVINYLDDHKSGKEINWYENQNKKSEKQNFWDPKTKKSQTLILNYWKEDKTQTVTDGNGEYEETEGSISQKGEIKNGLKQGIWQGNDVSKDISFTDSYDKGILISGVSIDANNVKTTYSSLSEKQSGKKTSKSK; encoded by the coding sequence ATGAAAAAAAACATCTATATATTACTTTTTGTTATCATTTCAACTGGTCTATCCGCACAGATTAACATGGTCTCGAAAAAGATTTTCCTTGACTCATTAAATAGGGAAACCACTTCCCCAGATTACAGTTACACAAGAGTAATAACCAATTATTCTCAAAAAAGTGCCAGATATGTCATTACTGATTTCTACAAAAATGGAAGGAAGAAAATGACCGGCTCAACTCTGGACAGAGATATCCTGAAAAAGGACGGAGAATTTATTTGTTATTACAAAAACGGAACAAAAGAATCTGTTATCAATTATCTTGACGATCATAAATCCGGAAAAGAAATTAACTGGTACGAAAACCAAAACAAGAAGTCAGAGAAGCAAAATTTCTGGGATCCGAAAACAAAAAAGTCGCAAACCCTGATTCTTAATTACTGGAAGGAAGATAAAACCCAAACCGTAACTGACGGAAACGGAGAATATGAAGAAACTGAAGGTTCTATATCTCAAAAAGGTGAAATAAAAAACGGCTTAAAACAAGGTATTTGGCAAGGAAATGACGTGTCCAAAGATATTTCCTTTACCGATAGTTATGATAAAGGAATTCTAATTTCCGGAGTCAGTATAGATGCCAACAACGTAAAAACTACTTACTCTTCTTTGAGTGAAAAACAATCCGGGAAGAAGACTTCGAAGTCAAAATAA
- a CDS encoding GAF domain-containing protein — MTFQELQPKISAIVSDNNKVRDEKLLAICQLLNENVDYYNWVGFYFANHESKTLHLGPYVGAETDHTVIPFGKGICGQVAESNANFVVPDVKAQDNYIACSLTVKSEIVVPLFVNGVNIGQIDIDSHVIDPFTEADERFLEFVNQEVAKLF, encoded by the coding sequence ATGACATTTCAAGAATTACAACCAAAAATAAGCGCTATAGTATCTGATAACAATAAAGTTAGAGATGAAAAACTACTAGCTATCTGCCAATTATTAAACGAAAATGTAGATTACTATAATTGGGTAGGTTTTTATTTTGCCAACCACGAAAGTAAAACACTTCACTTAGGTCCTTATGTTGGGGCAGAAACAGATCATACGGTTATCCCTTTTGGAAAAGGAATCTGCGGACAGGTCGCAGAAAGCAATGCCAATTTTGTAGTCCCTGATGTTAAAGCTCAGGATAATTATATCGCTTGTAGCTTAACCGTTAAATCTGAAATCGTAGTACCACTTTTTGTAAATGGAGTAAATATTGGTCAGATCGATATTGACAGTCATGTTATTGATCCGTTTACGGAAGCTGATGAAAGATTTTTAGAATTCGTAAATCAGGAGGTTGCTAAATTATTCTAG
- the xrtF gene encoding exosortase family protein XrtF: MKKYFVQFKPFLIFVGIFFLTYIVLTLLYKFYLNSFEAHDLDNITVVVSKNTEQLLQLFNYDIIVQKSAQNPWMKVSLNGKFLALITEGCNAVSVMILFVSFVAAFSGKLKQTLLFILFGVFSLYILNVIRIAVLTVLLFNFPEQNHFLHGVVFPLIIYGYVFVLWIFWINRFSKYAR, encoded by the coding sequence TTGAAGAAATATTTCGTCCAGTTTAAACCGTTTTTGATTTTCGTAGGGATCTTTTTCTTGACGTACATTGTTCTGACATTACTTTATAAATTCTATCTCAATAGTTTTGAAGCACATGATCTTGATAATATAACTGTAGTTGTTAGCAAGAACACAGAACAATTATTGCAGCTTTTTAATTACGATATAATTGTTCAGAAAAGTGCTCAAAATCCGTGGATGAAAGTTTCTCTCAATGGTAAATTTTTAGCTCTTATAACAGAAGGATGCAATGCAGTTAGTGTTATGATTCTTTTTGTTTCTTTTGTGGCTGCTTTTTCGGGAAAACTAAAACAAACCTTACTGTTTATATTATTTGGAGTTTTTTCTCTTTACATCCTGAACGTTATTAGAATTGCAGTACTAACAGTTCTTTTGTTTAATTTTCCGGAACAAAACCATTTCCTTCACGGAGTTGTATTTCCGTTGATTATTTACGGATATGTATTTGTTTTGTGGATTTTCTGGATCAATAGATTTTCAAAATATGCTCGATAA
- a CDS encoding exosortase F system-associated membrane protein, giving the protein MLDNLKENKLQIFIAVIVILCFALVRSLETQLFYDPFLNYFKGDFANKPFPKFDSLKLFFGLFFRYFLNSVLSLLLIYVLFQNRDILKFSFIVYGFFLVLLLGAFFIILEFFPDSVWLLFYVRRFVIQPVLVLLFIPGFYYQLQQSKK; this is encoded by the coding sequence ATGCTCGATAACTTAAAAGAAAATAAACTTCAGATTTTTATTGCGGTAATCGTAATACTGTGTTTCGCTCTCGTAAGAAGTCTTGAGACGCAATTATTTTATGATCCTTTTTTGAATTATTTTAAAGGTGATTTTGCAAATAAACCTTTTCCGAAATTTGATAGTCTAAAACTCTTTTTTGGACTTTTTTTTCGTTATTTCCTGAATTCTGTTTTATCTCTGCTACTAATTTATGTATTGTTTCAGAATCGGGATATTCTTAAATTCAGTTTTATTGTCTACGGTTTTTTTCTGGTACTATTGTTAGGAGCATTTTTTATAATTCTGGAATTTTTTCCTGATTCGGTCTGGTTGCTTTTTTATGTGCGACGATTTGTAATTCAGCCTGTTTTAGTATTACTTTTTATTCCCGGATTTTATTATCAGCTTCAACAATCTAAAAAATAA
- a CDS encoding HYC_CC_PP family protein produces the protein MNLKKCTGLFLAFLLLVSNIGFALDVHYCGGKIASISLNTTSKPVVEKKCCGSKEKKNSCCKDKHVQIEKKSDNATLKFFFFQFDFPAVQQDYKPLVFLELPGFKKKEALSYYADANAPPLFKLYHQYIFYS, from the coding sequence ATGAATTTAAAAAAGTGTACAGGACTATTTCTAGCATTCCTATTATTGGTTTCCAATATTGGGTTTGCTCTTGATGTACACTATTGCGGCGGAAAAATCGCTTCTATTTCTTTAAATACAACTTCAAAACCTGTAGTGGAAAAGAAATGTTGCGGTTCTAAAGAAAAAAAGAATTCCTGCTGTAAAGATAAACACGTTCAGATTGAGAAAAAATCAGATAATGCAACGCTTAAGTTTTTCTTTTTTCAATTTGATTTTCCAGCAGTTCAGCAAGATTACAAACCTTTAGTATTTTTAGAACTTCCGGGTTTTAAAAAGAAAGAAGCCCTTTCTTATTACGCTGATGCAAATGCGCCCCCCTTATTCAAATTATACCATCAGTATATTTTCTATTCCTGA
- a CDS encoding TonB-dependent receptor plug domain-containing protein, translated as MQKNIMLFMAFLLSVAAFSQEDLEEVKINKKQKGIKKSFTVTANTSVITSKELLKAACCNLAESFETNPSIDVNFSDALTGTKQIKMLGLTSPYLMITEENIPSVRGASQAYGLSFTPGTWIESVQITKGAGSVINGYESISGQINTELLKPLNDIPFFLNAYGSTDSRFELNTHFNKKISDKWATSLFVHGNARVAKNDMNNDGFLDNPLGKQINVLNRYQYYNPESGLVSFINFRYMNDKKQTGEVDFDKDHDRGTTNYWGSEINTERFDISTKIGYVFKDMPYQSIGFQNAFNSHKQDSYFGLNLYDIRQNSFYSNLIFNSIINNTMHKFTTGLNFTYDQYQEFVNVVDYSRIDNSVGAFFEYTYDNTDNFSLILGGRVDNHNRLGFFVTPRLHMRYNPWKNGVIRFSAGRGKRTANIFAENQQLFASSRTFSILDSSGKVYGLNPEIAWNYGISFSQKFKIFGKNADAGFDFYRTDFQNQAVVDVMQSPQQVLFYDLKGSSFANSLQVEFNYELIHNLNLRTAYKYYDIQTDYLRGSFQRPLQAKHRFLGNLEYETTLNDDKQWRFDFTYNWSGKQQLPYTASNPEEDQFPDFSPAYAVMNAQVTRVFSSVFEVYIGGENIGNYKQKKAILGAENPFGPNFDASVAYAPIFGQMYYAGLRFKIK; from the coding sequence ATGCAAAAAAATATAATGCTTTTTATGGCATTTTTGCTTTCTGTTGCTGCTTTTTCGCAAGAAGATTTAGAGGAAGTAAAAATCAATAAAAAACAAAAAGGAATTAAAAAATCCTTCACCGTAACAGCCAATACATCTGTTATTACCAGTAAAGAATTACTAAAAGCGGCCTGCTGTAATCTGGCAGAAAGTTTTGAGACCAATCCATCCATCGATGTTAATTTTTCGGATGCTTTAACGGGAACTAAGCAAATTAAAATGCTTGGATTAACCAGTCCGTATTTAATGATTACAGAAGAAAATATTCCTTCTGTACGTGGCGCTTCACAAGCTTACGGACTATCATTTACTCCTGGAACATGGATTGAAAGTGTTCAGATTACCAAAGGAGCAGGAAGTGTTATCAATGGTTACGAAAGTATTTCGGGGCAGATCAATACAGAACTTTTAAAACCATTAAACGATATTCCTTTCTTTCTGAATGCTTATGGCTCAACTGATTCCCGATTCGAATTAAATACGCATTTCAATAAAAAGATATCTGATAAATGGGCCACAAGTTTATTTGTTCACGGAAATGCACGTGTAGCAAAAAACGATATGAATAATGACGGATTTTTGGATAATCCGTTAGGAAAGCAAATCAATGTTTTGAATCGTTACCAATATTACAATCCGGAAAGCGGTTTGGTTAGTTTTATCAATTTCAGATATATGAATGATAAAAAACAAACTGGAGAAGTGGATTTTGATAAAGATCACGATCGCGGGACAACTAATTATTGGGGTTCTGAAATTAATACAGAACGTTTCGATATTTCAACCAAAATTGGATATGTATTCAAGGATATGCCATATCAGAGTATTGGTTTTCAAAATGCCTTTAATAGTCATAAACAAGATTCCTATTTTGGCTTAAATCTTTACGATATCAGACAAAATAGTTTTTATTCTAATTTGATTTTCAATTCAATCATCAATAATACGATGCACAAGTTTACAACGGGTTTAAACTTTACTTACGATCAGTATCAAGAGTTTGTAAATGTTGTGGATTACAGCAGAATCGATAATTCGGTTGGAGCATTTTTTGAATATACTTATGATAATACAGATAACTTTAGCTTGATTTTAGGCGGAAGGGTTGATAATCATAATCGTTTAGGTTTCTTTGTAACACCAAGATTACACATGAGATATAATCCGTGGAAAAATGGTGTGATTCGTTTTTCGGCTGGAAGAGGAAAGCGTACGGCTAATATTTTTGCCGAAAACCAACAGCTTTTTGCCAGTTCAAGAACTTTTTCAATTTTAGATTCGAGTGGAAAAGTATACGGTTTGAATCCGGAAATTGCTTGGAACTATGGAATTAGTTTTTCTCAGAAATTCAAGATTTTTGGTAAAAATGCTGACGCCGGTTTTGACTTCTACAGAACCGATTTCCAAAATCAGGCTGTTGTAGATGTAATGCAGAGTCCACAGCAGGTTTTGTTTTATGATTTAAAAGGAAGTTCTTTTGCAAATAGTCTTCAGGTAGAATTTAATTATGAATTGATTCATAATTTAAATTTGAGAACAGCTTATAAATATTACGATATCCAAACGGATTATTTGAGAGGTTCGTTTCAGCGTCCGTTACAGGCAAAACATCGTTTCTTAGGAAATCTGGAATACGAAACCACTTTAAATGATGATAAGCAATGGAGGTTTGATTTTACTTATAACTGGTCAGGAAAACAGCAATTGCCGTATACGGCTTCAAATCCTGAGGAAGATCAATTTCCTGATTTTTCTCCTGCTTATGCTGTTATGAATGCACAGGTAACTCGTGTTTTTTCTTCTGTTTTTGAAGTGTACATTGGAGGAGAAAATATTGGAAACTATAAACAGAAAAAAGCAATTTTAGGAGCAGAGAATCCTTTTGGACCTAATTTTGATGCGTCTGTTGCATATGCGCCAATTTTTGGACAAATGTATTATGCAGGATTACGATTTAAGATCAAATAA
- a CDS encoding heavy-metal-associated domain-containing protein: MNKLLLIAMIAFFGFSVQAQTKKNKNLKYTTEVNGNCEQCKKRIEKAAYGVPGVKMATWDISSHQLAVILNEEKASPLDLNKAVAKAGHDTKEIKATTEDYDNLHSCCKYVRE, translated from the coding sequence ATGAATAAATTACTTTTAATAGCAATGATTGCTTTTTTTGGTTTTTCGGTGCAGGCTCAAACTAAAAAGAACAAAAATTTAAAATACACAACTGAAGTAAACGGTAACTGTGAGCAGTGTAAAAAACGTATTGAAAAAGCGGCTTATGGTGTTCCTGGAGTTAAAATGGCTACATGGGATATTAGTTCTCATCAGCTTGCGGTTATTCTAAACGAAGAAAAAGCTTCTCCTTTGGATTTAAATAAAGCAGTTGCAAAAGCAGGTCATGATACTAAAGAGATTAAAGCGACAACTGAAGATTATGACAATCTTCATAGCTGCTGCAAGTATGTGAGAGAATAA
- a CDS encoding DedA family protein has translation MNNFEWTQLLNPEFYITLSVGGFQIGLFIVLFIVFAETGLFAGFFLPGDSLLFLAGIYSRDLIENVVHIPNDFINVFLLSTAVAIMGVLGNMTGYWFGAKSGYYLFKKEDTFWFKKKYLLQSKDFFEKYGGKAIIYARFLPIFRTFAPIVAGIVSMDKKKFMFYNILSSFLWSFILIFAGHYLYGVFLKQGIDLKKHIEYIIIIIIIISTFPVLLKLLKKRPNEQI, from the coding sequence ATGAATAATTTTGAATGGACCCAGTTACTAAACCCTGAATTTTATATTACTTTAAGCGTCGGTGGTTTTCAAATTGGGTTGTTTATTGTGCTGTTTATAGTCTTTGCTGAAACGGGACTTTTTGCAGGTTTCTTTCTGCCTGGAGACAGTTTGCTTTTTTTAGCTGGTATTTATAGTCGTGATTTAATTGAGAATGTTGTTCATATTCCAAATGATTTTATTAATGTGTTTCTTCTTTCAACAGCCGTAGCAATAATGGGGGTTTTAGGAAACATGACCGGATATTGGTTTGGAGCCAAAAGTGGTTATTATTTATTTAAAAAAGAAGATACTTTTTGGTTTAAGAAAAAATACCTGCTTCAGTCAAAAGATTTCTTTGAGAAATATGGTGGAAAAGCAATCATTTATGCTCGTTTCCTTCCAATTTTCAGAACATTCGCTCCGATAGTTGCAGGAATAGTTTCGATGGACAAAAAGAAGTTTATGTTTTATAATATCTTAAGTTCTTTCCTTTGGTCGTTCATCTTAATCTTTGCAGGACATTATTTGTATGGTGTCTTCCTGAAACAAGGAATAGATTTGAAAAAACACATAGAATATATCATTATAATAATCATCATAATATCAACATTCCCGGTCTTATTAAAGCTTTTAAAAAAGAGACCAAACGAACAGATATAA
- the rodA gene encoding rod shape-determining protein RodA — MKNQSVKNNIDWISVFIYIALVVLGWLNIYSSSLLSTDGTYQKQLIFIGCTIPLIFVVLFVDGKFYEKYASIIFGVSLLSLAGLFIFGKTIAGQRCWYAIGSFTLQPSEFAKAATSLALAKYLSDTQINLKETNRQIQALAIMLLPVMLILPQPDPGSALIYSVFLLVLYREGLPSWYVWTAFITIVLFVLTLVLEPYVVIIIAFVVLAIIYFKGRVVDRNLLLSAILLALISGFVFSVDYVFDNVFKQHHRDRFNILLGKTVDMKGIGYNTNQSEIAIGSGGWIGKGFLEGTQTKGGFVPEQHTDYIFTTVGEEWGFAGSLTVIVLFVSLLLRVIYLAERQKTKFSRVYGYCVAGILFIHFFVNIAMVIGIFPTIGVPLPFFSYGGSGLWGFTILLFIFLKMDANKVNEW; from the coding sequence ATGAAAAATCAAAGTGTAAAAAATAATATTGACTGGATAAGTGTCTTTATCTACATTGCGCTGGTAGTTTTAGGTTGGCTGAATATTTATTCGTCTTCCCTATTATCAACAGATGGAACTTATCAAAAACAGCTTATTTTCATTGGCTGTACAATTCCTTTGATATTTGTTGTACTTTTTGTTGATGGTAAATTTTACGAAAAATACGCCAGTATTATCTTTGGAGTTTCACTATTATCGCTGGCAGGACTGTTTATTTTTGGAAAAACAATTGCCGGACAGCGATGCTGGTATGCTATAGGAAGTTTTACTTTACAGCCTTCGGAGTTTGCCAAAGCTGCAACGTCATTAGCTTTAGCTAAATACTTAAGTGACACACAAATTAACCTGAAAGAAACCAACAGACAGATTCAGGCTTTAGCAATTATGCTTTTGCCCGTAATGTTGATTCTACCACAACCAGATCCTGGAAGTGCTTTAATTTACAGTGTCTTTCTTTTGGTTTTATATAGAGAAGGACTACCTTCCTGGTATGTATGGACAGCTTTTATTACCATTGTACTTTTCGTTCTTACATTAGTCCTGGAACCTTATGTAGTTATTATTATAGCCTTTGTGGTTTTGGCAATTATCTATTTCAAAGGAAGAGTTGTTGACAGAAATCTGTTATTAAGCGCTATCTTATTAGCTTTAATTTCCGGTTTTGTTTTCTCTGTTGATTATGTTTTCGATAACGTCTTTAAACAACACCATAGAGACCGTTTCAATATTTTATTGGGAAAAACAGTCGACATGAAAGGTATTGGGTATAATACCAATCAGTCTGAAATTGCGATTGGATCCGGAGGATGGATTGGAAAAGGCTTCCTAGAAGGAACACAAACCAAAGGAGGCTTTGTTCCGGAACAACATACCGATTATATCTTTACAACTGTGGGCGAAGAATGGGGATTTGCAGGCTCTTTGACCGTTATTGTACTTTTTGTGTCATTGCTTCTTAGAGTTATTTATTTGGCCGAAAGGCAAAAAACAAAATTCAGCCGGGTCTATGGTTATTGTGTTGCAGGGATTCTCTTTATACACTTCTTTGTAAACATTGCCATGGTAATTGGAATTTTCCCTACAATTGGGGTTCCTCTTCCCTTCTTTTCTTACGGAGGATCCGGACTTTGGGGATTTACAATATTGTTGTTCATTTTCCTTAAAATGGATGCCAACAAAGTAAATGAATGGTAA
- the mrdA gene encoding penicillin-binding protein 2, with the protein MRKVLLPTIIIIAASLLVIRIFYLQIIDDSFKLKSESNAIKKVYDYPERGYIYDRHGKLLVANQASYDIMVIPREVKKDLNIAEFCALLNITEEDYHKRIEKAKVYSPRLPSVFLSQLNKNEFAAFQEKIRKYDGFYFQKRSLRDYEVDYGANIFGSITQVNENQIAKNPYYNSGDLIGRQGVEESYEEILRGIKGVKYIQKDKYNREIGSYKEGRYDTIAVAGEDINLTIDAELQKYGEELMINKRGGIVAIEPKTGEILALVTAPSYDPGILVGRQRSKNYTLLYNDSIAKPLYDRGLLAEYPPGSPFKILTGLIALQEGVVNEQTTFMCHHGFSYGGGRFMKCHGFGPHQLHNGIYNSCNTYFGQAYMLTINKYKDPGQAVDVWSGHVKSFGLGQFMGYDLPTGKRGNIPTSKTYKRIYPNGGWRSSTIVSNAIGQGEVLMTPIQLANMMATVANQGYYYTPHIIKKIEGEKIDEKFTTKHVTTIDQKYFPPVISGLFDVYNKGTAYALRVEGIDICGKTGTAENYAKINGKREKLKDHSIFVAFAPKDNPKIAIAVMIENGGFGATVAGPIASLMIEKYLRNKITRTDLETRVLNKSLVAEYAKLGGMNEASKIESVPKDSVLQAKIIKPKAPVTVTPKTEIKKTAVDTTKKN; encoded by the coding sequence ATGAGAAAAGTTCTGCTGCCCACTATAATTATTATTGCAGCATCTTTGCTAGTGATTAGGATCTTTTACCTGCAAATTATTGACGATTCCTTCAAACTGAAATCAGAAAGTAATGCGATAAAAAAAGTCTACGACTATCCTGAAAGAGGCTACATCTACGATAGACACGGGAAACTTCTTGTGGCTAATCAGGCTTCTTATGACATCATGGTTATCCCAAGAGAGGTAAAAAAAGATTTAAATATTGCAGAATTCTGTGCACTTTTGAACATTACTGAGGAAGACTATCATAAGCGTATTGAAAAAGCAAAAGTGTACAGCCCAAGACTTCCATCTGTATTTTTATCACAATTGAATAAGAATGAATTTGCTGCTTTTCAGGAAAAAATCAGAAAATATGATGGTTTCTATTTCCAAAAAAGATCTCTTCGCGATTATGAAGTAGATTATGGAGCTAATATTTTTGGTTCTATTACCCAGGTAAATGAAAATCAAATTGCAAAAAATCCATACTATAACAGTGGAGATTTGATTGGAAGACAAGGCGTAGAAGAAAGTTATGAAGAAATATTGCGCGGTATTAAAGGCGTTAAATACATTCAAAAAGACAAATATAACAGAGAAATTGGTTCTTATAAAGAAGGGCGATATGATACGATTGCCGTTGCCGGAGAAGATATCAATTTAACTATTGATGCCGAACTTCAAAAATATGGCGAGGAATTAATGATTAATAAAAGAGGTGGAATCGTTGCGATTGAGCCAAAAACTGGTGAAATTTTAGCACTTGTTACCGCTCCATCTTACGATCCCGGAATTTTAGTGGGAAGACAAAGGTCTAAAAACTATACGCTTTTATATAATGATTCTATAGCAAAACCACTGTACGACAGAGGATTGCTGGCCGAATATCCTCCAGGCTCTCCTTTTAAGATTTTGACTGGTTTGATTGCACTTCAGGAAGGCGTTGTAAACGAACAAACGACTTTTATGTGCCATCACGGTTTTAGTTATGGTGGAGGTCGTTTTATGAAATGCCACGGTTTTGGACCACATCAATTACATAACGGAATTTACAATTCCTGTAATACTTATTTCGGTCAAGCTTACATGCTTACCATCAATAAATATAAAGATCCGGGGCAAGCTGTTGATGTTTGGAGCGGTCACGTAAAAAGTTTTGGATTAGGACAGTTTATGGGATATGATTTGCCTACCGGAAAAAGAGGAAATATTCCGACTTCTAAAACCTACAAAAGGATTTATCCTAACGGAGGATGGAGAAGTTCAACCATTGTATCGAATGCAATTGGCCAGGGAGAGGTTTTGATGACTCCTATTCAGTTAGCCAATATGATGGCGACTGTAGCCAATCAAGGATATTACTATACACCTCATATCATTAAAAAGATTGAAGGGGAGAAAATAGACGAAAAGTTCACTACAAAGCATGTCACTACCATTGATCAAAAATATTTCCCGCCGGTTATCAGTGGATTATTTGATGTTTATAATAAAGGTACGGCTTACGCGCTTCGAGTAGAAGGAATTGATATTTGCGGAAAAACAGGAACAGCAGAGAACTATGCCAAAATAAACGGAAAAAGAGAAAAGCTTAAAGACCACTCTATTTTTGTTGCTTTCGCACCAAAAGATAATCCGAAAATTGCGATTGCCGTTATGATTGAAAACGGAGGTTTTGGAGCAACAGTCGCGGGTCCGATTGCGAGTTTAATGATTGAAAAATATCTAAGAAACAAAATTACAAGAACCGACTTAGAAACGAGAGTATTAAATAAAAGCTTAGTTGCTGAATATGCAAAATTAGGCGGAATGAATGAAGCGAGCAAAATCGAATCGGTACCAAAAGATTCTGTTTTACAAGCAAAAATTATAAAACCAAAAGCGCCTGTTACAGTAACGCCAAAAACGGAAATTAAAAAAACAGCAGTAGACACTACTAAGAAAAACTAA
- a CDS encoding rod shape-determining protein MreD — MNSALLVNIFRFIMLLAIQIVIFNNMNFLGYISPFPYILYIILYPVNSNKAGLIISSFLLGLMMDMFCNSGGIHATACVILAYYRPYIFKFSFGLSYEYQTIKLNESLTPERFSFILVSVLMHHIVLFVLEAFQFKFIWDILLRTLFSSIFTIITSIIIIYLIKPNKR; from the coding sequence ATGAATAGCGCTTTGTTGGTAAATATTTTTCGATTTATTATGCTGCTGGCAATTCAGATTGTTATTTTCAACAATATGAATTTCTTAGGATACATAAGTCCTTTTCCGTATATCTTATATATCATTTTATACCCTGTAAACAGTAATAAAGCAGGCCTTATAATCTCTAGCTTTTTACTTGGATTAATGATGGATATGTTTTGTAATTCCGGAGGAATACACGCAACTGCGTGTGTAATTCTGGCTTATTACAGACCCTATATTTTCAAGTTTTCGTTCGGACTTAGTTACGAATACCAAACTATAAAATTAAACGAATCTTTAACACCAGAGCGATTTTCATTTATTCTGGTCTCGGTTTTAATGCACCATATTGTATTGTTTGTGCTTGAAGCATTTCAATTCAAATTCATCTGGGATATTTTACTCCGAACCTTATTTAGCTCAATATTTACTATAATCACCTCCATAATAATAATTTATCTTATTAAGCCCAATAAACGATGA